In Chryseobacterium turcicum, a single window of DNA contains:
- a CDS encoding T9SS type B sorting domain-containing protein, with translation MRKLLLTFLLMLFSSNLLFAQRDTDHWFAPYFDSQNSTPYTHTLYFSTDSVAPFEVKIFNNNIQIGAVTISKNNPQSFPLPAQFIWTDNDNMASTAINMGVYTKGTKPYFASLRAAMSAHGEIITSKGKAGIGTKFYAAAAPITTTSSTHNFTTGIMATEDATTVTVSGYDANVQFVNNTTPPLTLTFNLNKGQSYILAGQANVVANRDGFIGSKIVANKPISVTNGNANAMYATGQTSNGSDLIMDQSVPVDRLGDEFAMVRSLSPIPSFNTEGGIIVATENNTEIYLNGNATPVATLAEGDYYRILENNYVQQGTSGHYNMYIKATKNIYLYQLVGRTGTETGGYNYIPPLNCFLPRKIDEIGKVQEMPGSSGAIVLKLNILTEAGAVVTYSINGGPAITPTPAQGPFPLTGNTNWVTYAIQPVTGNLAITSTKAVTAGINGGYSSAGYGGYFAGFSSIPLIARQTGECIPGLILEVDDSYDTYQWYRNNVAIPGANANTYNPPTAGNYTVRITVGTCLPATTPVFKVFTCLQKTAKTKTVCEGYLNIIPQFTTSPQLFTASSVQIITPPANGTAIINPTTGVIGYTPNNGFVGTDTIVYKFCGNDPEFVDCEEITLTLTVTESPVVNDTTLRTCFLEENIATGLFNLINANVTGQPGVTKTYYPSLTDANNQTNEILVPDHYIAPNGVVYIRVTNANGCYRVAKVTLIVLAPVESAVLVDKIICIEDKTVLDAGPGFASYLWSTGATTQTISNVEVGTYWVKLKTGDCTVKQAVKVYASEQPVITNIEVSNTSITVYVTGGVGPYEYSINNNNFQSSNVFTDLPRGDVKVYVRDTFTCVPIEVSITIPNIVNVITPNSDGVNDILDYSALANKPNLVFNIFDRYGNRIHQGNKENNYTWDGTTNDKKKVSTGNYWYNISWNENGKAKTPIKFSGWILLKNRE, from the coding sequence ATGAGAAAACTTTTACTCACTTTTTTATTAATGCTCTTTAGTAGCAATTTACTCTTTGCTCAGAGAGATACAGATCATTGGTTTGCGCCATATTTTGATAGTCAAAACAGCACTCCATACACTCACACCCTTTATTTCTCTACAGATTCAGTCGCTCCTTTTGAAGTAAAAATCTTTAATAACAATATCCAGATAGGAGCAGTTACAATTAGTAAAAATAACCCACAATCATTCCCTCTACCAGCACAGTTTATTTGGACAGATAATGACAATATGGCATCTACCGCAATCAATATGGGAGTTTACACCAAAGGAACCAAGCCCTATTTTGCATCATTAAGAGCAGCAATGAGCGCCCATGGTGAAATTATCACCTCAAAAGGCAAGGCAGGAATAGGAACAAAGTTTTATGCTGCGGCGGCTCCTATCACAACCACATCTAGCACTCATAATTTCACAACCGGAATTATGGCAACCGAAGATGCTACAACAGTAACAGTTTCGGGGTATGATGCAAATGTTCAGTTTGTAAATAATACAACCCCTCCACTTACATTAACGTTCAATTTAAATAAAGGACAGTCTTATATTTTAGCAGGGCAAGCCAATGTTGTAGCTAATAGAGATGGTTTTATTGGATCTAAAATTGTAGCTAACAAACCAATCTCTGTAACCAATGGAAATGCTAATGCAATGTATGCTACAGGACAAACAAGTAACGGATCGGATCTTATTATGGATCAATCGGTTCCTGTAGACCGTCTTGGAGACGAATTTGCCATGGTAAGAAGTTTATCTCCAATTCCTTCATTTAATACGGAGGGAGGTATAATTGTTGCGACCGAAAACAATACCGAAATTTATCTTAATGGAAACGCAACGCCAGTAGCAACGCTAGCGGAAGGAGACTATTATAGAATTCTAGAGAATAATTACGTACAGCAAGGTACAAGCGGGCATTACAATATGTATATAAAGGCAACTAAAAATATCTATTTATATCAATTAGTTGGAAGAACAGGTACAGAAACAGGAGGTTACAACTATATCCCACCATTGAACTGCTTTTTGCCAAGAAAAATCGACGAGATTGGTAAAGTACAAGAAATGCCTGGTTCATCAGGAGCAATTGTTTTAAAGCTTAATATCCTTACCGAAGCAGGTGCTGTTGTTACTTATTCCATTAATGGGGGTCCAGCAATAACTCCTACTCCCGCGCAAGGTCCATTCCCACTTACAGGAAATACCAACTGGGTAACGTATGCCATACAACCCGTTACAGGAAACCTAGCGATTACTTCTACAAAAGCAGTAACAGCAGGAATTAATGGCGGATATAGCTCAGCAGGATATGGCGGATATTTTGCAGGTTTCTCTTCAATTCCACTTATTGCAAGACAAACAGGAGAATGTATTCCAGGATTGATCTTAGAAGTTGATGATAGTTACGACACTTATCAATGGTACAGAAATAATGTTGCAATTCCTGGAGCCAACGCGAACACTTATAATCCACCTACTGCAGGAAATTATACTGTAAGAATTACCGTAGGTACTTGTCTGCCGGCAACTACTCCTGTATTTAAAGTATTCACGTGTCTTCAGAAAACAGCTAAGACTAAAACCGTGTGTGAAGGATATTTAAATATTATTCCACAGTTTACGACGTCTCCACAGCTATTTACAGCAAGTAGCGTTCAGATTATTACACCACCAGCTAATGGTACCGCCATCATCAATCCTACAACCGGAGTGATAGGATATACTCCAAACAATGGTTTTGTAGGAACAGATACCATTGTTTATAAATTCTGCGGAAACGATCCTGAATTTGTAGATTGTGAGGAAATTACCCTTACTCTGACTGTAACAGAAAGCCCAGTGGTAAATGATACCACATTAAGAACTTGTTTCTTAGAAGAAAATATCGCAACAGGATTATTTAATCTGATAAACGCTAACGTAACCGGTCAACCTGGAGTTACTAAAACTTATTATCCTTCATTAACTGATGCTAATAACCAAACAAATGAAATCTTGGTTCCAGATCATTATATTGCTCCAAATGGTGTTGTTTACATCAGAGTAACGAATGCAAATGGATGCTATCGTGTGGCAAAAGTAACCTTGATAGTTTTAGCACCAGTAGAGTCTGCTGTATTAGTTGATAAAATAATATGTATTGAAGACAAAACGGTATTAGATGCAGGGCCAGGATTTGCATCATACTTATGGAGCACAGGAGCTACTACACAAACAATCTCAAACGTTGAAGTAGGAACTTACTGGGTAAAATTGAAAACAGGAGACTGTACGGTAAAACAAGCGGTAAAAGTTTACGCTTCTGAGCAGCCGGTTATTACAAACATTGAGGTGTCTAATACAAGCATTACAGTATATGTTACCGGAGGTGTTGGCCCTTACGAATATTCAATAAATAATAACAACTTCCAGTCTTCAAACGTATTTACAGATCTTCCTAGAGGTGATGTTAAAGTTTACGTAAGAGACACATTCACTTGTGTACCGATTGAAGTAAGTATTACCATTCCGAATATTGTGAATGTAATCACTCCAAACTCAGATGGAGTAAATGATATTTTAGACTACTCTGCTCTTGCTAATAAGCCAAATCTGGTATTCAATATTTTTGACAGATACGGAAACAGAATTCATCAAGGCAATAAAGAAAATAATTATACTTGGGATGGAACTACCAATGATAAAAAGAAAGTTTCTACAGGAAACTATTGGTACAACATCAGCTGGAATGAAAATGGCAAAGCCAAAACGCCAATTAAATTCTCAGGCTGGATTTTATTGAAAAATAGAGAATAA
- a CDS encoding T9SS type B sorting domain-containing protein, whose amino-acid sequence MKRFLLSLVLILSMFTSLFAQRDTEHWIAPFHFTQAYTQSVYLSTDSVIPFEVTVTSNNAPLPAPAVSTITISKNNPGVLAIPSPVISTNSNADTFNVITKGIYLKGAKPFYCTLRMVSNQTHAEIVTSKGRAGLGKEFYVANTPSGATSNNFTAGVLATENSTVVTVTWNGNITFFGAPTAPAPANTHTFTLNKGQSFIFAGSASDAAPFMGAKIVSDRPITLTNGNVNGNFGATGLTGGSDAILDQSVPVERLGNTFAMVRTRSSTPDLEGGIIVATENNTEVYLNGSTTSVATLQQGQWYRIMGDQYIAQGTGNHANMLISTSKNVYLYQLVSVGNNTATCGFNYIPPLNCFLPRKIDEIALINEMPLPGNPTPADMLIKLNIITETGATVTYTTNGGAPITPTAAEGPFPLPGNTAWVTYAIEGAQGNLSILSNKAVTAGINGGYNTSGYGGYFAGFSSIPIITKKTGECIPGIILEVDDGYDTYQWYLNGVLIPGATTHTYTPLVAGNYTVKVTMGACQSLTTAIFKVFTCLVQTTKNINICGTKAIVPVFSNSTQTPVPGTVQIITQPTKGTATLNPATGVITYIPNVGYLGVDKIVYKFCGNAPEFIDCEQITLNLNVVPFVLTDRTIYACQYAGNGFFDLTTANVTDNAVPTTKKFYTTLANLEANTNPIPDPTNYFSALGSVYVKVTTSEGCVGNAKITLDFYPTPVVKEDTLTECFLENNETKGKFNLLSANVTAESPVTKKFYPTWVDASNGTNEIVGVDTYISGNGSVYARVFNSNKCYAITKINLKVTPPKRSPILVDKYICIDDKTTLDAGPGYQSYRWSTGASTQSIQGVAVGDYWVILQDSGCSVKQFVSVKKAQDPVITSIEIANNTATVIVSGGVAPYQFSVDGVAAWQDSNVFTNLTRGQHTFYVKDAFNCNPISVEITVPNLVNAITPNGDNLNDYIDYRELAYKGNLTFVIYDRYGNKIFTGDKSNNYRWDGTHSNKKIVTGTYWYHISWNEPNEAKTPIKYTGWILVKNRE is encoded by the coding sequence ATGAAAAGATTTCTACTCAGCTTAGTATTAATACTCAGTATGTTTACGTCTCTGTTTGCGCAGAGAGATACAGAGCATTGGATAGCACCGTTTCACTTTACGCAAGCCTACACACAATCGGTTTACTTATCTACAGATTCGGTAATTCCGTTTGAAGTAACTGTTACCAGTAACAATGCGCCGTTACCTGCACCAGCGGTTTCTACCATTACCATCAGTAAAAATAATCCTGGTGTTTTGGCAATTCCAAGCCCAGTTATTTCAACAAACTCTAACGCAGACACATTTAATGTCATCACAAAGGGTATATACCTTAAAGGAGCAAAACCTTTCTACTGTACATTAAGAATGGTTTCTAACCAAACACACGCAGAAATTGTGACCAGTAAAGGAAGGGCAGGCCTTGGTAAAGAGTTTTATGTAGCCAATACTCCTTCAGGAGCTACATCAAATAATTTTACAGCCGGGGTACTTGCTACAGAAAACAGCACGGTAGTTACAGTAACTTGGAATGGCAATATCACTTTTTTTGGAGCGCCTACTGCCCCTGCTCCTGCTAATACTCACACTTTTACATTAAATAAAGGTCAATCTTTCATTTTTGCAGGAAGTGCTTCAGACGCAGCTCCATTTATGGGTGCCAAAATCGTTTCGGATAGACCCATTACATTAACCAACGGAAACGTTAACGGAAATTTCGGAGCTACCGGATTAACGGGTGGATCTGATGCCATCTTAGACCAATCTGTTCCTGTTGAGAGATTGGGAAATACTTTTGCAATGGTAAGAACACGATCTAGCACCCCCGATCTTGAAGGAGGTATTATTGTAGCTACAGAAAATAATACTGAAGTTTACCTTAACGGATCTACTACTTCAGTGGCTACGCTACAACAAGGACAATGGTATAGAATCATGGGTGATCAATATATTGCTCAAGGCACAGGGAATCATGCTAATATGTTGATAAGTACTTCTAAAAATGTTTATTTATATCAATTGGTTTCTGTAGGTAACAACACTGCAACTTGTGGCTTCAACTATATTCCACCATTGAACTGTTTCCTTCCTAGAAAAATTGATGAAATAGCATTAATTAACGAAATGCCACTTCCCGGCAACCCTACTCCGGCGGATATGTTAATTAAACTCAACATTATCACAGAAACAGGTGCCACTGTTACTTATACTACTAATGGTGGTGCACCTATAACTCCTACTGCCGCAGAGGGGCCTTTCCCATTGCCAGGAAACACTGCTTGGGTAACTTATGCGATTGAAGGGGCACAGGGTAATCTCTCTATTCTATCTAATAAAGCAGTAACTGCGGGTATTAATGGCGGATATAACACATCCGGATATGGAGGATATTTTGCAGGATTTTCTTCAATCCCTATTATTACAAAGAAAACAGGAGAATGCATTCCGGGAATTATCTTAGAGGTTGATGATGGATATGATACTTATCAATGGTATTTAAATGGAGTATTAATTCCTGGGGCAACGACTCATACATATACACCTCTCGTTGCAGGAAACTATACCGTAAAGGTAACTATGGGAGCTTGCCAATCGTTAACAACAGCAATATTCAAGGTATTTACGTGTTTGGTACAAACTACAAAAAATATAAATATTTGTGGTACCAAAGCAATTGTTCCAGTATTTTCAAACTCAACTCAAACTCCTGTACCAGGTACAGTTCAGATTATTACCCAACCTACAAAAGGAACAGCAACGCTTAACCCAGCTACAGGAGTAATAACGTATATTCCAAATGTAGGATACTTAGGAGTAGATAAAATTGTTTATAAATTCTGTGGCAATGCGCCTGAATTTATAGATTGCGAACAGATAACTTTAAACTTAAACGTAGTTCCTTTTGTACTTACAGACAGAACAATCTATGCTTGTCAATATGCAGGAAACGGATTTTTTGATTTGACGACCGCAAATGTTACTGACAATGCGGTACCAACAACAAAAAAATTCTATACTACTTTAGCCAATTTAGAAGCTAATACAAATCCGATTCCTGATCCTACCAATTATTTCTCAGCATTAGGCTCGGTGTATGTAAAAGTAACAACAAGTGAAGGCTGCGTAGGAAATGCAAAAATCACTTTAGACTTCTACCCTACTCCAGTAGTTAAAGAAGATACTTTAACAGAATGTTTCTTAGAAAACAACGAAACTAAAGGTAAATTTAATCTACTGAGCGCTAATGTAACTGCTGAATCACCGGTTACAAAAAAATTCTATCCTACATGGGTAGATGCAAGTAATGGTACTAATGAAATTGTAGGAGTTGACACTTATATTTCTGGAAACGGATCAGTATATGCAAGAGTTTTCAACTCAAATAAATGCTATGCAATCACTAAAATCAATCTGAAAGTGACTCCTCCAAAAAGATCACCGATATTGGTTGATAAATACATTTGTATTGATGACAAAACAACACTAGATGCAGGCCCTGGTTACCAATCTTACCGTTGGAGCACAGGAGCAAGCACACAATCAATACAAGGAGTTGCCGTAGGTGATTACTGGGTAATTCTTCAAGATTCTGGATGTTCTGTAAAACAGTTTGTAAGTGTGAAGAAAGCACAAGATCCTGTCATTACTTCAATTGAAATTGCCAACAATACAGCGACTGTGATTGTAAGCGGAGGAGTAGCACCGTATCAGTTCTCTGTAGACGGAGTAGCCGCTTGGCAAGATTCTAATGTCTTCACCAATCTTACAAGAGGGCAACATACATTCTATGTAAAAGATGCTTTCAACTGTAATCCTATTTCTGTAGAAATTACGGTACCTAATTTAGTCAATGCAATTACTCCTAATGGGGATAATCTAAATGATTACATTGACTATAGAGAGCTGGCTTATAAAGGAAATCTTACCTTCGTAATCTATGACAGATATGGTAACAAAATATTCACAGGGGATAAATCTAATAATTATAGATGGGACGGAACCCACTCTAATAAAAAGATTGTTACCGGAACTTATTGGTACCACATCAGCTGGAATGAACCTAATGAAGCAAAAACTCCAATTAAATACACCGGTTGGATTTTAGTGAAAAATAGAGAATAA
- a CDS encoding T9SS type B sorting domain-containing protein codes for MKKYLLLICSFFCLLFNAQLDTEHWFAPMSAKAGTNGLEGYLYLSTDETIPFPVQIFNNNTLYTTVQVSKNNPTQVIIPNNFLITSAQNQLFISNNMGLNVKGSKKFFANYRFAMPNHAEILTSKGAAGLGTTFYAGVAPISGSEDHMSATIGVTATEDNTVVTISGYNPNIIFSDGISSPTRTFTLNKGKSYILDVVSSWSNANKTGLVGAKIVATKAISVTNGNFNAAYTSQNLTNNDILMDQAVPVDRLGKDFVVVKGNGTVASQMETALIIATENNTQITFNGTGAVTTLNEGQYYLVPSTRYINQGNGHYNMNISATKNVYVYQLLSGATNGNEYAAGGMNFIPPLSCFMPNKIDEIGFINRIGGQTFATRLNIITQTGAVVTLNGGNIAAGNGPYPVTGNPNWVSYSIQNVTGNVTLNSTKAMTAGIAAGSGAVGYGGYFSGFSSVPAITKTGDCYAGILLKVDNNYDGYQWYLNGVAIPGATSFSINPELYGAGNYTCSVTKNNCETKLTAIYNYILCPPISTTTYTIGSCNTKVITPVFTNATQTIVPSFTAIISQPTSGTATVNPANGQITYTPNATTVNTTDQFIYYIQGNGNPFAFEYFKIIINTDVLQVNNASISICNSASGNGTYNLTTANITSAAGANITYFTNVNLTGQITDPTNYTGPAGIIYANVTSAYGCSKVAQITLTMNPSPNINTAAYNADFCDDNFSGIININFATVTPQIVTNSANFIVKYYLNQADATAGNNNTLPTNWNYATNTTVYVRVESTNGCPPAFGQINFVIKNKVPLLTPTQVLGICDTDMNGSETVNLNNYKSIFTTDAATTVTFHSSLADAQTGANVIPVTQTINNGATGIFYLRFTNATQCFNTANLAIKVNAVPTINIANFNSTLCDDNLDGIVNVNFNTVSPQIVTNSANFTIRYYLSQADANAGNTNTLPTNWTYTVNTTVFVRVDGSSTICPSSFGQIDFKIGNKITLLSSNVTAEVCDNDLNGSQSANLNDYKSQFTTDPSVALTFHTTLANAQSGNNAVSANQIIITATTFYIRFTSANGCPNTATLIIGLKSPKKSDVLKDQIICSNDKVILNAGDSFTSYLWSTGATTSTITVGIGTYYVDLGFNGCTYRQTVSVTAAQAPTITSIIVTGTTATINVIGGTAPYQYSLNGSDYQNSNVFTGLTRGTYKAYVIGRDGCQTVIKDFLILNLINTITPNGDGRNDVLDYSDLKIKEQVSIEVVDRYGAAVYKSSGNNYKWDGKSNGRNLSTGTYWYILKWIEPDTKLPVSHSGWLLIKNRE; via the coding sequence CAATTATCGATTTGCAATGCCCAATCATGCTGAAATCCTTACTTCAAAAGGTGCAGCAGGTTTAGGGACAACATTTTATGCTGGGGTAGCTCCTATTTCAGGATCTGAAGATCATATGAGTGCTACAATTGGGGTTACTGCAACAGAAGACAACACGGTTGTTACGATTTCTGGTTACAATCCGAATATCATATTTTCAGACGGAATATCTTCGCCCACAAGAACATTTACTCTTAATAAAGGAAAATCTTATATTTTAGATGTTGTTAGTTCTTGGTCAAATGCCAATAAAACAGGATTGGTAGGAGCAAAAATTGTTGCTACAAAAGCAATTTCTGTGACCAACGGAAACTTTAATGCGGCCTATACTTCTCAAAATCTTACCAACAATGATATTTTGATGGATCAGGCGGTTCCAGTAGATCGTTTAGGAAAAGATTTTGTTGTGGTAAAAGGAAATGGTACCGTAGCTTCTCAAATGGAAACAGCCTTGATTATTGCTACAGAAAACAATACGCAAATCACTTTCAATGGCACGGGAGCGGTTACCACTCTAAATGAAGGACAATATTATTTAGTTCCTAGTACAAGATATATCAACCAAGGAAATGGTCATTATAATATGAATATTTCTGCAACCAAAAATGTTTATGTGTATCAATTGCTTTCTGGCGCTACCAACGGAAATGAATATGCTGCAGGAGGTATGAATTTCATCCCGCCATTGAGCTGTTTTATGCCTAATAAAATTGATGAAATAGGATTTATCAACAGAATTGGAGGTCAAACTTTTGCCACCAGATTAAATATTATTACTCAAACAGGAGCTGTTGTAACCTTAAACGGAGGTAATATTGCAGCAGGAAACGGGCCTTATCCTGTAACAGGAAATCCGAACTGGGTAAGCTATTCTATACAGAATGTGACAGGGAATGTGACCTTAAATTCTACCAAAGCAATGACTGCCGGAATTGCTGCCGGAAGTGGTGCTGTAGGATATGGGGGATATTTCTCAGGATTTTCATCAGTACCAGCGATTACAAAAACCGGTGACTGCTACGCCGGAATTCTTTTGAAGGTTGACAATAATTACGACGGCTATCAATGGTATTTAAATGGAGTTGCAATTCCTGGAGCTACAAGTTTTTCTATTAATCCGGAACTGTATGGTGCCGGAAATTATACTTGCTCAGTTACTAAGAATAATTGTGAAACAAAATTGACTGCAATATATAATTATATACTTTGTCCACCAATTTCGACAACAACTTATACCATCGGATCTTGTAATACCAAAGTCATTACTCCTGTATTTACCAATGCTACCCAAACAATTGTTCCTTCATTTACTGCAATTATTTCTCAACCTACATCAGGAACTGCGACAGTAAATCCTGCCAACGGTCAGATTACTTACACACCAAATGCGACAACAGTAAATACAACAGACCAGTTTATTTATTATATTCAGGGAAATGGAAATCCTTTCGCATTTGAATATTTTAAAATTATTATCAATACTGATGTTCTTCAAGTAAACAACGCCTCCATAAGCATTTGTAATAGTGCTTCAGGAAATGGAACTTACAATTTAACTACTGCAAATATCACATCGGCTGCTGGAGCCAATATTACTTATTTTACCAATGTAAATTTAACGGGTCAAATTACTGATCCAACCAATTACACAGGACCTGCAGGAATTATTTATGCTAACGTAACTTCAGCTTACGGGTGTTCTAAAGTAGCACAGATTACGCTGACAATGAATCCGTCACCAAATATCAATACAGCTGCTTATAATGCAGATTTTTGTGATGATAATTTTTCCGGGATTATTAACATAAATTTCGCAACTGTTACTCCACAGATTGTTACTAATTCAGCTAATTTTATTGTAAAATATTATTTAAATCAAGCTGATGCGACTGCAGGAAACAACAATACATTACCAACTAATTGGAACTACGCTACAAATACAACAGTTTATGTAAGAGTTGAGAGCACAAACGGATGTCCTCCAGCTTTTGGGCAAATTAATTTTGTTATTAAAAACAAAGTTCCTTTGTTAACTCCAACACAAGTATTAGGAATTTGCGACACTGATATGAATGGCTCTGAAACGGTCAATCTAAATAATTATAAAAGCATTTTCACAACAGATGCTGCGACCACCGTTACTTTCCACAGTAGTTTGGCAGATGCACAAACTGGCGCAAACGTAATCCCTGTAACACAAACAATTAATAATGGAGCAACGGGAATTTTTTATTTAAGATTTACTAATGCCACACAGTGTTTTAATACCGCTAATTTAGCTATAAAAGTAAATGCTGTTCCTACTATCAATATTGCGAATTTTAATAGTACTCTTTGTGATGATAATCTTGATGGAATCGTAAACGTAAACTTCAATACTGTAAGTCCACAAATTGTAACAAACTCTGCAAATTTTACGATAAGATATTATTTAAGTCAAGCCGATGCCAATGCGGGTAACACTAACACTCTCCCAACAAACTGGACTTACACCGTAAACACTACCGTTTTTGTAAGAGTAGATGGATCAAGCACTATTTGTCCTTCATCTTTTGGGCAAATCGATTTTAAAATCGGGAATAAAATCACATTACTTTCATCAAACGTCACCGCTGAAGTTTGTGATAATGATTTAAACGGTTCGCAAAGCGCAAATCTTAATGACTATAAAAGTCAATTTACTACAGATCCGTCTGTAGCATTAACTTTCCACACCACATTAGCAAACGCTCAATCAGGAAACAACGCTGTATCCGCTAACCAAATCATTATTACAGCAACAACATTTTATATTAGATTTACAAGCGCTAACGGATGTCCAAATACAGCCACATTAATCATTGGCTTAAAGTCTCCAAAGAAATCTGATGTTTTGAAAGATCAGATTATCTGCTCAAATGACAAAGTAATATTGAATGCCGGAGATAGCTTTACATCTTATCTATGGAGCACGGGAGCAACAACCTCAACCATTACAGTTGGCATAGGAACTTACTATGTAGATTTAGGTTTTAATGGCTGTACCTACAGACAAACGGTAAGCGTAACTGCGGCACAAGCTCCTACTATTACAAGCATTATAGTTACAGGAACTACTGCAACAATTAATGTTATAGGAGGCACAGCTCCTTATCAATATTCTTTAAATGGTTCAGATTATCAAAATTCTAATGTATTTACCGGTTTAACGAGAGGCACTTACAAAGCATATGTAATCGGAAGAGACGGCTGCCAGACAGTTATTAAAGATTTTTTAATTTTAAATTTAATCAACACCATCACTCCAAACGGCGACGGAAGAAATGATGTATTAGATTATTCAGATTTAAAAATAAAAGAGCAGGTAAGTATTGAAGTTGTTGATCGTTATGGTGCAGCAGTTTATAAATCTTCGGGCAATAATTACAAATGGGATGGAAAATCTAACGGAAGAAATCTATCAACAGGGACATATTGGTATATTCTTAAGTGGATTGAGCCCGATACAAAATTACCAGTTTCTCATTCTGGATGGCTATTAATAAAGAATCGAGAGTAG